The Fulvivirga ligni genome window below encodes:
- a CDS encoding beta-ketoacyl-[acyl-carrier-protein] synthase family protein: protein MAKVYITGFGIVSSLGIGVEKNLQSLKEFKSGVSTPTYLKTQHKELPVGELKFSNEMLREKLGITDPYISRTTLLALLAATEAQQMAGLTEANLADAALISGTSVGGMDISELAYGAVLNNEELDYRSSFQNHDCGASTEMVAGHLKIKGHTETISTACSSSANSIMNAGRLIKAGMADFVIAGGTDALSVFTLNGFGALKILDPNHCKPFDSTRQGLNLGEGAAYLVLESEASVKARGAKAYGELIGYGNANDAYHQTASSPDGTGAFMAMQKALNVAGKTAADIDYINAHGTGTQNNDLSESKAIKQIFNEDVPVYSSTKAYTGHTLGAAGAIEAVFSILSIQEQKVFPNLNVKQPMDVLPEPVTEMQPVKIQNVLSNSFGFGGNCTSLIFSAAS, encoded by the coding sequence ATGGCTAAGGTGTACATTACCGGTTTTGGTATTGTTTCTTCATTAGGAATAGGTGTAGAAAAAAACCTGCAATCACTTAAGGAATTCAAGAGTGGTGTAAGCACACCCACCTACCTGAAAACTCAGCACAAAGAGTTACCAGTGGGTGAATTGAAGTTTTCTAATGAAATGCTCAGGGAAAAACTGGGCATTACCGACCCATATATTTCTAGAACTACATTACTGGCTTTACTTGCTGCCACTGAAGCACAACAGATGGCAGGTCTTACAGAGGCCAATCTGGCTGATGCTGCATTAATTAGTGGTACCAGCGTAGGTGGTATGGATATTTCTGAGCTAGCCTATGGTGCTGTACTAAACAATGAGGAGCTTGATTATAGATCTTCATTTCAGAACCACGATTGTGGAGCAAGTACTGAGATGGTGGCTGGTCATTTAAAAATTAAAGGCCATACTGAAACCATAAGCACCGCCTGTTCTTCTTCTGCCAATAGCATTATGAATGCCGGTAGATTGATAAAAGCAGGAATGGCAGATTTTGTAATTGCTGGAGGGACTGATGCCCTTTCTGTTTTTACACTTAATGGCTTTGGAGCCTTAAAAATATTAGATCCTAATCATTGTAAACCGTTCGACTCTACTCGCCAGGGCTTAAATCTTGGTGAAGGAGCAGCTTATCTAGTGCTGGAATCTGAAGCATCAGTGAAGGCACGTGGAGCAAAGGCTTATGGTGAATTAATAGGTTATGGCAACGCTAATGATGCTTATCATCAAACTGCTTCTTCGCCAGATGGTACAGGAGCCTTTATGGCTATGCAGAAGGCGCTGAATGTGGCGGGTAAAACTGCCGCTGACATTGATTATATAAATGCTCATGGTACAGGAACTCAGAATAATGATCTTTCTGAAAGCAAGGCTATAAAGCAAATTTTCAATGAAGATGTGCCCGTTTATAGCTCTACCAAGGCATACACCGGTCATACACTAGGAGCAGCCGGAGCGATAGAGGCTGTGTTTTCTATCCTATCCATTCAAGAGCAGAAGGTATTCCCTAATCTAAATGTGAAGCAACCAATGGACGTGCTTCCTGAGCCTGTTACCGAAATGCAGCCAGTAAAAATTCAGAATGTATTGTCCAATTCTTTCGGATTTGGAGGAAACTGTACATCACTAATATTCTCAGCGGCATCATGA
- a CDS encoding beta-ketoacyl synthase N-terminal-like domain-containing protein gives MSIYSIADNITSPLGLTSAENFSACINGVSGIQQIDSKDFYPTPFLGCLINREEAEELKANDAFSNLEQLFIHSINKALQDVDGLDLSRTALVVSTTKGNIDILADNYSGSLPKERALLSRLGNTLSDYFNLEHNGVVVSNACISGLSAIITAKKIIEAGLYDHAIVTGGDILSEFTISGFQCLKAMSDEPCQPYDADRKGITLGEACGTVILSTNKELSLKPENVMKVSGGGQANDANHISGPSRTGEGLKLAVRRALTEAQLSVNDIDYISAHGTATMFNDEMEAIAFDTLGLANVPLNSLKGFFGHTLGAAGIIESVMTMEQMRNKALIQSRNFSKMGVSKSLNIIEENTSDHTIKYALKTTSGFGGCNAALIFENNAN, from the coding sequence ATGAGCATTTATTCCATAGCAGATAATATAACCAGCCCATTAGGACTCACTTCCGCTGAGAACTTTAGCGCCTGTATTAATGGTGTTTCAGGTATTCAGCAGATCGATAGCAAGGATTTTTATCCAACGCCATTTCTAGGTTGTCTCATCAACAGAGAAGAGGCCGAGGAGCTAAAAGCTAACGATGCGTTCAGTAACCTTGAGCAATTATTTATCCACTCAATAAATAAGGCTTTACAAGATGTAGACGGACTTGATTTAAGTCGTACTGCTCTGGTGGTATCCACCACAAAAGGAAATATAGATATCCTGGCTGATAACTATTCAGGCTCACTGCCGAAGGAGAGAGCGTTGCTTTCTAGGTTAGGAAATACACTTTCAGATTATTTTAATTTGGAGCACAACGGTGTGGTGGTTTCTAATGCCTGTATCTCCGGCCTTTCAGCCATAATTACTGCTAAAAAAATAATAGAGGCAGGTCTTTACGATCATGCTATTGTTACTGGTGGTGATATACTGAGTGAATTTACTATCAGTGGTTTTCAGTGTTTAAAAGCCATGAGTGATGAGCCCTGCCAACCATACGATGCTGATCGTAAGGGTATTACACTTGGTGAGGCATGTGGTACGGTAATTTTGAGTACTAATAAAGAGCTGTCACTTAAACCTGAAAATGTCATGAAGGTATCCGGTGGGGGGCAGGCTAATGACGCCAACCATATCAGTGGACCTTCCAGAACAGGAGAAGGGCTGAAGCTTGCAGTGCGTAGAGCGTTGACAGAGGCTCAGCTTTCAGTTAATGATATTGATTATATAAGTGCGCATGGTACTGCTACTATGTTCAATGATGAAATGGAGGCCATTGCTTTTGACACTTTGGGATTAGCCAATGTTCCACTCAATAGTTTGAAAGGCTTCTTTGGCCACACTCTTGGTGCAGCTGGCATCATTGAGTCTGTGATGACCATGGAGCAGATGAGAAACAAGGCTTTGATCCAATCCAGAAATTTTAGTAAAATGGGAGTGAGCAAATCTTTGAACATCATTGAAGAGAATACCTCTGATCACACTATAAAATACGCCCTCAAGACAACCTCGGGCTTTGGAGGTTGTAACGCCGCTTTAATATTTGAGAATAATGCAAACTAA
- a CDS encoding phosphopantetheine-binding protein, producing MEELKENLKTAIIEALNLEDVSVDEIDNDAPLFGDGLGLDSIDALELIVLLEKEYGVKVENPEEGKDIFQSINTIAAYIEKNKN from the coding sequence ATGGAAGAACTGAAGGAGAACTTGAAAACAGCCATTATAGAGGCTCTTAACTTAGAGGATGTAAGTGTTGATGAAATTGATAACGATGCACCTCTTTTTGGAGATGGTCTGGGATTAGATTCTATAGATGCGCTGGAACTAATTGTTTTACTGGAGAAAGAGTATGGAGTAAAGGTTGAAAACCCTGAAGAAGGGAAAGATATTTTTCAATCTATTAACACTATTGCTGCTTACATCGAGAAAAATAAAAACTAA